The following are encoded in a window of Mycobacterium decipiens genomic DNA:
- a CDS encoding non-ribosomal peptide synthetase yields the protein MTRADARVAIEDVMALSPLQQGLFSMATLTGAGYGSDSSEADPYVIAMVADAVGPLDIALLRECAAAMLARHPNLRASFVHGNLSRPVQVVPTTAEVLWRRVRANPDEVEHLTAEERRRRFDVGRGPLIRFLLIELPDQHWHLVIVAHHIVIDGWSLPPFVSELLALYRAGGDVAALPPPPRPYRDYIGWLASRDETASRALWVQHLLGLDGPTLLSPALTAVPPQAGIPRRTEVRLDSDTTRTLVDAARAHGVTLNTIVQMAWAAMLAAFTGRSDVTFGMTVSGRPSELSGVETMVGLFINTVPLRVRLDPRDTVGAQCVALQRESAALRDHGYLAHAELRSIAGVGELFDTLLVYENFPPGELVGAAEFVANGVTFRPVALESLSHFPVTIAAHLSTGELTVLVEVLDGALGAIAPEDLGRRVLAVVQRLVSRWDRPLRDVGVALDGECDSTRPGPAGLSASGVSVHTRFAEIAAAKPDAMAVSWSDGQLTYRELDALADRLAAALRCAGVGNETPVAVRLARGPRYVAAMLAILKAGGMIVPLDPAMPDARVAEILRQTSAPVVIDEEMAEEWCTACIAAEPPAEYRAATVPPEHAAYAVFTSGTTGTPKGVIGTHRALSAYADDHIERVLRPAAARVGRPLRVAHAWSFTFDAAWQPLAALLDGHSVHIVGDEDQRDVEALVGTIDRFGLDMIDTTPSMFAQLQNAGLLDRVPLAVLALGGEALGSSAWRTIQENCARTAMTAFNCYGPTETTVEAVVATVTEHARPVIGRPTRTTRAYVMDSWLRPVPDGVAGELYLAGGQLTRGYLGRAAETAARFVAEPNGRGSRMYRTGDVVRRLPDGGLEFLGRSDAQVKIRGFRVEPGEIAAVLNSHDGVRGSYVTARSHAGGSRLTAYVAGGTNPPPVAELRSLLLNRLPRYLVPHHIVVVDELPLTPHGKIDENALAAIVSETMADEGAATPPETPTEMALAQAFSDVLETSDVDVTAGFLQLGLDSIVALSVVQAARRRGVALRARLMVECDTIRELAAALDADAGRHAPVDEAGEPIPALPNVHWLYEYGDPRRLAQTEAIRLPAGITREGLNAALDAVIVGHEVLRCRLDRDAMALVPQAKTDILSEAWVSGDLVSDVAEQTSRSLASLDPAAPRLVSAVWLREPDGPGVLVLTAHVLALDPASWRIVMGELDAGLHALAAGRRPAPAREHTSYRQWSRQLLERAQALDSADFWAAELTGADPPLGARRVAPQTDRVRNLAISISSCDADLTARLLSLGQPMTELLATAAARTVTAWRRQRGQQTPAPLLALETHGRADVDVDVTTDTGDTVGLLSAIYPLRIHSDGATDIARIPGAGIDYGLLRYLRADTGERLRALPEPQLLLNYLGSLHVGVGDLKIDRALLAGMGQLPEPEQAVRHELTVLVALLGPADAPVLAAQWRALPDILRADDIAALQSLWQEALVEIAP from the coding sequence GTGACGCGAGCCGACGCGCGAGTCGCCATCGAAGATGTGATGGCGCTCAGCCCACTGCAACAGGGGTTGTTCTCGATGGCGACGCTGACCGGTGCGGGGTACGGTTCCGACTCTTCGGAGGCCGATCCGTATGTCATCGCGATGGTTGCCGACGCCGTCGGCCCGCTCGACATCGCCTTGCTGCGCGAGTGCGCCGCCGCGATGCTGGCCCGGCACCCGAACCTGCGGGCGAGTTTCGTACACGGCAACCTGAGCCGGCCCGTGCAGGTGGTCCCGACCACCGCCGAGGTCCTCTGGCGGCGCGTGCGTGCCAACCCCGATGAGGTCGAGCACCTAACAGCCGAAGAGCGCCGACGCCGTTTCGACGTTGGCCGGGGACCGCTCATCCGGTTCCTGCTCATCGAATTACCGGACCAACATTGGCATCTGGTCATCGTCGCGCACCACATCGTCATCGATGGGTGGTCGTTGCCGCCTTTCGTCTCCGAGCTGCTCGCGTTGTATCGGGCTGGCGGGGACGTTGCCGCATTGCCGCCGCCACCGCGGCCGTATCGCGATTACATCGGCTGGCTGGCCAGCCGGGACGAGACAGCCAGCCGCGCGTTGTGGGTCCAGCACCTGTTGGGCCTCGACGGCCCGACCCTGCTGTCGCCGGCGCTAACCGCGGTCCCGCCGCAGGCAGGGATTCCACGTCGCACCGAAGTGCGGCTAGACAGCGATACCACCAGGACGCTGGTTGACGCCGCCCGTGCGCACGGTGTCACACTCAACACGATTGTTCAAATGGCCTGGGCCGCAATGCTTGCAGCGTTCACCGGCCGCAGCGATGTGACATTCGGCATGACGGTGTCCGGTAGGCCGAGCGAACTGTCGGGCGTGGAGACGATGGTCGGCCTGTTCATCAACACCGTGCCGTTGCGGGTGCGGCTGGACCCTCGCGACACGGTCGGGGCGCAATGCGTTGCGCTGCAACGTGAGTCCGCGGCGCTGCGGGACCATGGCTATCTGGCGCATGCCGAGCTGCGTTCCATCGCCGGCGTCGGTGAGCTGTTCGACACCCTGCTGGTGTACGAGAACTTCCCGCCCGGCGAACTGGTGGGTGCCGCGGAGTTCGTCGCCAATGGGGTGACTTTCCGCCCGGTGGCGTTGGAGAGTTTGTCGCACTTTCCGGTGACCATCGCTGCGCACCTGAGCACCGGTGAGCTCACGGTGCTGGTGGAGGTGCTGGACGGCGCGTTGGGCGCGATTGCGCCGGAAGACCTCGGCAGGCGGGTGCTGGCCGTGGTGCAGCGCCTGGTCAGCCGGTGGGACCGGCCGCTACGCGACGTCGGCGTCGCGCTGGACGGCGAGTGCGATTCGACAAGGCCCGGCCCGGCGGGCTTGAGCGCGTCGGGAGTCTCGGTGCATACCCGATTCGCCGAAATCGCGGCGGCCAAGCCCGATGCGATGGCGGTCAGCTGGTCGGACGGCCAACTGACCTACCGGGAGCTGGACGCACTCGCCGACCGGCTGGCCGCTGCGCTGCGCTGCGCCGGGGTGGGTAACGAGACCCCGGTGGCGGTCCGGCTGGCCCGCGGTCCGCGCTACGTGGCCGCAATGCTGGCGATCCTGAAGGCCGGCGGCATGATCGTGCCGTTGGACCCGGCGATGCCCGATGCGCGTGTCGCCGAGATCCTGCGCCAGACGTCGGCTCCGGTCGTCATCGATGAGGAAATGGCCGAGGAATGGTGCACCGCTTGCATCGCCGCCGAGCCGCCGGCCGAGTACCGGGCGGCCACGGTACCTCCGGAGCATGCGGCCTATGCGGTGTTCACCTCCGGCACCACCGGCACCCCGAAGGGGGTGATCGGCACCCATCGGGCGCTTTCGGCCTACGCCGACGACCACATCGAGCGCGTTCTGCGGCCGGCGGCCGCGCGGGTCGGGCGACCGCTTCGGGTCGCGCATGCCTGGTCTTTCACCTTCGATGCGGCGTGGCAGCCGTTGGCGGCGCTGCTCGACGGCCACTCGGTGCACATCGTCGGCGACGAGGATCAGCGGGACGTCGAGGCGCTGGTCGGCACGATCGACCGATTCGGGCTGGACATGATCGACACCACGCCGTCGATGTTCGCCCAGCTGCAGAACGCGGGACTGCTGGACCGGGTGCCGCTGGCGGTTCTTGCGCTTGGTGGCGAGGCCCTGGGCAGCTCGGCGTGGCGGACGATCCAGGAGAACTGCGCCCGCACGGCCATGACGGCCTTCAACTGCTACGGGCCTACCGAGACCACCGTCGAAGCCGTGGTCGCCACCGTCACCGAGCACGCCCGACCGGTCATCGGACGTCCGACCCGGACCACCCGCGCCTACGTGATGGACTCCTGGCTGCGGCCGGTGCCGGACGGCGTCGCCGGCGAGTTGTACCTGGCGGGCGGCCAGTTGACCCGCGGCTACCTCGGACGCGCGGCCGAGACCGCCGCGCGGTTTGTCGCCGAGCCGAACGGGCGTGGTAGCCGGATGTACCGCACCGGAGATGTGGTACGCCGGCTGCCCGATGGTGGTTTGGAGTTCCTCGGCCGCAGTGACGCCCAGGTGAAGATCCGCGGTTTCCGCGTCGAACCGGGTGAGATCGCCGCGGTGCTCAACAGCCACGACGGAGTGCGCGGCTCGTATGTGACGGCCCGCAGCCATGCCGGTGGCTCGCGCCTGACGGCATACGTTGCGGGCGGGACAAACCCGCCGCCGGTGGCCGAACTCCGTTCGCTGCTGCTCAATCGGCTGCCACGGTACCTGGTGCCGCATCACATCGTCGTCGTCGACGAGTTGCCATTGACCCCGCACGGAAAGATCGACGAAAACGCTTTGGCAGCAATCGTTTCCGAGACTATGGCCGACGAAGGTGCGGCGACCCCGCCCGAGACGCCGACCGAAATGGCGCTGGCCCAGGCATTCAGCGATGTATTGGAAACCTCCGACGTCGATGTCACCGCGGGCTTTCTGCAGCTGGGGTTGGACAGCATCGTTGCCCTGTCGGTGGTGCAGGCCGCCCGCCGTCGTGGGGTGGCACTGCGGGCCAGGCTGATGGTCGAGTGCGACACCATCCGCGAGCTTGCGGCGGCCCTCGACGCCGATGCCGGACGGCACGCCCCCGTCGATGAGGCCGGCGAGCCGATCCCGGCACTGCCCAACGTGCATTGGCTCTACGAGTACGGCGATCCGCGTCGGCTCGCCCAGACCGAGGCCATCAGGCTGCCCGCCGGGATCACCCGCGAAGGCCTGAACGCCGCGCTGGATGCTGTCATCGTCGGCCACGAGGTGCTGCGGTGCCGGTTGGACCGGGACGCGATGGCGCTTGTCCCACAAGCAAAAACCGACATCCTGAGCGAAGCGTGGGTCAGCGGTGATCTGGTCAGTGACGTCGCCGAGCAGACCTCCCGCTCGCTGGCGAGCCTCGATCCGGCGGCACCTCGGCTGGTTTCGGCGGTGTGGCTGCGCGAACCAGACGGGCCAGGCGTGCTCGTGCTGACGGCGCACGTGCTGGCGCTGGACCCGGCATCGTGGCGGATCGTAATGGGTGAACTCGATGCTGGTCTGCACGCCCTGGCCGCGGGACGCCGACCCGCCCCGGCGCGTGAGCACACCAGCTACCGGCAGTGGTCGCGGCAGCTGCTCGAGCGGGCCCAGGCGCTGGACAGCGCTGACTTCTGGGCCGCAGAACTCACGGGCGCGGATCCGCCGTTGGGTGCCCGCAGGGTGGCGCCGCAGACCGATAGGGTTCGCAATCTAGCGATCAGCATCTCCAGTTGTGACGCCGATCTGACTGCGCGGCTGCTTTCGCTGGGGCAGCCGATGACCGAACTGCTGGCGACCGCCGCCGCGCGGACGGTGACCGCTTGGCGGCGGCAACGCGGCCAGCAGACGCCGGCGCCGCTGTTGGCGCTGGAGACGCACGGCCGTGCCGACGTCGACGTCGACGTCACCACCGATACCGGCGACACGGTCGGGTTGCTCAGCGCGATCTATCCGTTGCGCATCCACTCCGATGGCGCCACCGACATCGCGCGCATACCCGGCGCCGGCATCGACTACGGCC
- a CDS encoding non-ribosomal peptide synthetase translates to MTETVDTGARLDEARLELLRRRLADRGLSSVVKAPGPHDDDKLSDGQARMWFVQMADPSRALLNVCVSYRITGDVDLTRLHEAVNAVAQRHRILRTTYTVGDDGDPRPAVHEDLRPRWAQHDLTDLSEHAQRLRLEVLAQREFSTPFDLSTDAPLRITMVRIASDEHVLLLVAHHIAWDDGSWRVFFADLTQAYSDADLGPEHRSSAAAGPDTTEADLAYWRAVMADPPEPLELPGPAGTSVPTNWRAARSTLRLPADTAARVTAMAKDTGCTPYMVLLAAFGALVHRYTHSDDFLVAAPVLNRGAGTDDAIGYFGNTVVMRLRPRSAMSFRELLAATSEITAGAFAHQRVNLDRVVRELNPDRRHGAERLTRVSFGFRESDGGGFNPPGIECERYELRSNVTALPLGFMVEFDRTGALVEAEYLLEILEPALAKQMLEHFGVLIDNALAAPDQALSGLALMGERDAEWLRQVSCGEKFDTAPKTVVDLVNEQTERIPDAIALVYEGNRVTYRDLSKASNRLAHWLIGQGIGSEDRVAVLLDKSPDLIVTALGVVKAGAAYVPVDPTYPQDRLDFILEDCDAKLVLREPVPELAGYRADNPTDADRIRPLRPDNTAYLIYTSGTTGLPKGVSVPHRPVAEYFVWFKGEYEIDNTDRLLQVASPSFDVSIAEIFGMLACGARMVIPRPGGLTDIGYLTALLRDEGITAMHFVPSLLGLFLSLPGVNQWRTLQRVPIGGEPLPGEVADKFHATFDALLHNFYGPTETVINASRYKVEGPQGTRIVPIGRPKINTTMHLLDDSLRPVPVGVIGEIYIGGTHVAYGYHRRAGLTAERFVADPVNPGSRMYRSGDLARRNADGDIEFVGRADEQVKIRGFRIELGDVAAAISVDPTVGQAVVVVSDLPRLGKSLVGYVTPAAGEGGPADVLGVDLDRIRARVAAALPEYMVPAAYVVLEEIPITAHGKIDRAALPDPQIASGTEFREPETATERRLAQLFGSLLDRDRVGADDSFFDLGGHSLLATKLVAAVRNTFGVDIGVREIFELATVAGLAGHIDTLDPDTARPRLTRVNHDGPVRMSSSQLRTWFTYRFDGPNAVNNIPFAAALHGPCDTDALAAGITDVVARHEILRTVYREIGGVPHQIIQPPAQVPVRRAAGPDEAWLQAELDNERRYVFDLETDWPIRAALLSMPERHVLSLVVHHIAGDHWSAGVLFTDLLTAYLARSAGQRPSWEPLPVQYGDYGVWQAALLDPGAGIVGPQRDYWIRQLEGLAGENGLRPDFPRPAVLGGAGAAVEFSVGAATRDKLAALSRDLHSTEFMLLQAAVAVVLHKAGGSVDIPIGTPVAGRGESNLDQLIGFFINILVLRNDLRGNPTLREVLRRTREMALAAYAHQDLPFDQVVEAVSPVRSLSRNPLFDVVVHVREQLPPDRVIDTGPDGDTTFRVLEPTFDAAHADLSVNFFACHDGYRGHVIYRTELYERSTAQRFANWLVRVIEAFADRPDQPLREVEIVDAQARQRILDRSSIGTARVYLLDNWLNPVPIGAVGDVYYGGGPAVGARLARASATATRFVADPFAAPAGSRLYRSGERGVWHADGQLELLAGLANIDRPAPAQAAPVPAEPPNTDTERALAAILTDVLEVPHFGRHDDFFNLGGDSILATQVAARARDAGLRLMARMVFEHPVLHELAAAVDAKSQIEAEPDDTHHAPMSTSGLSPDELAALRATWDHQP, encoded by the coding sequence GTGACTGAAACCGTCGACACCGGCGCCCGCCTCGACGAGGCCCGGCTGGAACTGCTCCGGCGCAGGCTCGCCGACCGCGGCCTCTCGTCTGTTGTCAAGGCCCCCGGCCCGCACGATGACGACAAACTCTCCGATGGCCAGGCCCGGATGTGGTTCGTGCAGATGGCCGATCCGAGCCGTGCGTTGCTCAATGTCTGTGTGTCCTATCGCATCACCGGTGACGTCGATCTGACCCGGCTACACGAAGCCGTGAACGCCGTCGCGCAGCGGCATCGGATCCTGCGCACCACCTACACCGTCGGCGACGACGGCGACCCCCGGCCGGCGGTGCATGAGGATCTCCGCCCCCGCTGGGCGCAACACGACCTGACCGACCTGTCCGAACATGCCCAGCGCCTGCGCCTGGAGGTGCTGGCACAACGTGAATTCTCCACCCCCTTCGACCTTTCCACCGACGCGCCGTTGCGGATCACGATGGTGCGCATCGCTTCCGACGAACATGTGCTGCTGTTGGTGGCCCACCACATCGCCTGGGATGACGGTTCGTGGCGGGTGTTCTTTGCCGATCTCACCCAGGCCTACTCGGACGCTGACCTGGGGCCAGAACACCGTTCATCGGCCGCCGCCGGACCGGACACCACCGAAGCCGACCTCGCCTACTGGCGGGCCGTCATGGCCGATCCGCCCGAGCCACTGGAACTTCCCGGGCCTGCCGGAACGAGCGTGCCGACCAATTGGCGCGCCGCCCGCAGCACGCTGCGGCTGCCCGCCGACACTGCGGCGCGGGTGACCGCGATGGCCAAGGACACCGGCTGCACCCCCTACATGGTGCTGCTGGCCGCGTTCGGCGCCTTGGTGCATCGCTATACCCACAGTGACGACTTCCTCGTAGCCGCACCGGTGCTCAACCGAGGCGCCGGAACCGACGATGCCATCGGCTATTTCGGCAACACGGTGGTGATGCGGCTGCGACCGCGGTCGGCAATGAGCTTCCGCGAGTTGCTGGCCGCGACCAGCGAAATCACCGCAGGGGCATTCGCACACCAACGGGTCAACCTCGACCGGGTGGTACGGGAACTGAATCCCGATCGCCGCCACGGTGCCGAGCGCCTGACCCGGGTCAGCTTCGGCTTCCGGGAGTCCGACGGTGGCGGATTCAACCCGCCAGGCATCGAGTGCGAGCGCTATGAACTGCGCAGCAACGTCACGGCGCTGCCGCTGGGCTTCATGGTCGAATTCGACCGCACCGGTGCGCTGGTCGAGGCCGAATACCTGCTTGAGATTCTCGAACCCGCACTGGCGAAGCAGATGCTGGAACACTTCGGTGTGCTGATCGACAACGCTCTGGCCGCACCGGACCAGGCGTTGTCGGGGTTGGCGCTGATGGGTGAGCGCGACGCCGAGTGGCTGCGCCAGGTGTCCTGCGGCGAGAAGTTCGACACCGCTCCGAAGACCGTCGTGGACCTGGTCAACGAGCAGACCGAGCGCATTCCAGATGCCATCGCCCTGGTCTATGAGGGCAACCGCGTCACCTACCGCGACCTCAGTAAGGCGTCAAACCGGTTGGCGCACTGGCTGATCGGGCAGGGGATAGGCAGTGAAGACCGGGTCGCTGTGCTGCTCGACAAATCGCCGGACCTGATCGTCACGGCTTTGGGAGTGGTCAAGGCCGGTGCGGCCTATGTCCCCGTGGACCCCACCTACCCGCAAGACCGGCTGGACTTCATCCTCGAGGACTGCGACGCGAAACTGGTGCTGCGCGAGCCGGTACCTGAGCTTGCCGGATACCGGGCCGATAATCCCACCGACGCCGATCGGATCCGGCCGCTACGGCCGGACAACACGGCGTATCTGATCTACACGTCCGGTACCACCGGATTGCCCAAGGGCGTCTCGGTGCCACACCGCCCGGTCGCGGAGTACTTTGTCTGGTTCAAGGGCGAGTACGAGATCGACAACACCGACCGGCTGCTGCAGGTCGCCTCGCCCAGCTTCGATGTGTCGATCGCCGAGATCTTCGGCATGCTGGCCTGTGGCGCGCGGATGGTGATCCCACGCCCCGGGGGACTCACCGACATCGGGTATCTGACCGCCCTGTTGCGCGATGAGGGGATCACGGCAATGCATTTCGTGCCGTCCCTGCTCGGCCTCTTTCTGTCGCTGCCGGGCGTCAACCAGTGGCGGACATTGCAGCGGGTACCCATCGGCGGAGAGCCGCTGCCCGGTGAGGTGGCCGACAAGTTCCACGCGACGTTCGACGCCCTGCTGCACAACTTCTACGGTCCGACCGAAACCGTGATCAACGCCAGCCGGTACAAGGTGGAGGGCCCACAGGGCACCCGCATCGTTCCCATTGGCCGGCCCAAGATCAACACCACCATGCACCTGCTCGACGACTCGCTGCGGCCCGTGCCGGTCGGCGTGATCGGCGAGATTTATATTGGCGGAACCCATGTCGCGTACGGATACCATCGCCGCGCCGGCCTGACCGCGGAGCGATTCGTCGCCGACCCGGTAAATCCCGGATCCCGAATGTACCGATCTGGGGATCTGGCGCGCCGCAATGCCGACGGCGACATCGAGTTCGTGGGCCGTGCCGATGAACAGGTCAAGATACGCGGCTTCCGGATCGAACTCGGTGACGTGGCGGCGGCCATCTCGGTCGATCCCACCGTCGGACAGGCCGTTGTGGTGGTGAGCGACCTGCCGCGGCTGGGCAAGAGTCTGGTCGGCTACGTGACGCCCGCAGCGGGTGAGGGCGGACCGGCTGATGTCCTTGGGGTCGACCTCGACCGGATCCGCGCCCGGGTGGCCGCAGCACTGCCCGAATACATGGTGCCCGCGGCCTACGTGGTGCTGGAAGAGATTCCGATCACCGCGCACGGCAAGATCGACCGCGCAGCGCTGCCGGATCCGCAGATCGCTTCCGGCACCGAGTTCCGCGAGCCGGAAACCGCTACCGAACGGCGTCTTGCCCAACTTTTCGGTAGCCTGCTCGACCGGGACCGAGTCGGCGCCGACGACTCGTTCTTCGACCTCGGCGGACATTCGCTGCTGGCAACCAAACTCGTTGCGGCCGTGCGTAACACGTTCGGCGTGGACATCGGCGTGCGGGAGATCTTCGAACTCGCCACGGTGGCGGGGCTGGCCGGACACATCGATACGTTGGATCCGGATACGGCACGGCCGCGGTTGACTCGGGTGAACCACGACGGGCCGGTGCGGATGTCGTCGTCACAGCTGCGTACCTGGTTCACCTATCGCTTCGACGGTCCCAACGCCGTCAACAACATTCCCTTCGCCGCGGCACTGCATGGGCCCTGCGACACCGACGCCCTCGCGGCGGGGATCACCGACGTCGTGGCCCGGCACGAGATCCTGCGCACGGTCTACCGCGAAATCGGTGGCGTGCCACACCAGATCATCCAACCGCCCGCCCAGGTACCGGTGCGGCGCGCCGCCGGGCCCGACGAGGCCTGGCTGCAAGCCGAACTGGACAACGAGCGACGGTACGTTTTCGATCTGGAGACCGACTGGCCGATCCGCGCGGCGTTGCTGAGCATGCCGGAGCGACACGTGCTGTCGTTGGTGGTGCACCACATCGCCGGCGACCACTGGTCGGCCGGGGTGCTGTTCACCGATCTGCTGACCGCCTACCTGGCCCGCAGCGCCGGACAACGGCCGTCGTGGGAACCGCTGCCGGTGCAGTACGGCGACTACGGCGTCTGGCAGGCGGCGTTGCTCGACCCAGGTGCGGGCATCGTCGGTCCGCAACGTGACTACTGGATCCGCCAGCTCGAGGGGCTGGCCGGTGAAAACGGTCTGCGCCCGGACTTTCCGCGCCCGGCCGTGCTCGGTGGTGCCGGTGCTGCTGTCGAGTTCAGCGTGGGCGCGGCGACCCGCGACAAGCTGGCCGCCCTGAGCCGCGACCTGCACAGCACCGAGTTCATGCTGCTGCAGGCCGCCGTCGCGGTGGTGCTGCACAAGGCCGGTGGCAGCGTGGACATCCCCATCGGCACCCCGGTGGCCGGTCGCGGCGAGTCCAACTTGGACCAGCTAATTGGGTTCTTCATTAACATCCTGGTGCTGCGTAACGACCTGCGCGGGAACCCCACGCTGCGTGAGGTGCTGCGGCGGACCAGGGAGATGGCGCTGGCGGCGTATGCGCATCAGGACCTGCCGTTCGACCAGGTGGTGGAGGCGGTCAGCCCGGTTCGGTCGCTGTCCCGCAATCCGCTGTTCGATGTCGTGGTGCACGTTCGCGAACAGTTGCCGCCCGACCGCGTCATCGACACCGGGCCAGACGGTGATACCACGTTTAGGGTGCTGGAGCCGACGTTCGACGCCGCGCATGCCGATCTATCGGTCAACTTCTTCGCCTGCCACGACGGCTACCGCGGACACGTCATTTACCGAACCGAGTTGTATGAACGCAGCACCGCGCAACGGTTCGCCAACTGGCTCGTCCGCGTGATCGAGGCGTTCGCCGACCGTCCGGACCAACCGCTGCGCGAGGTCGAGATCGTCGATGCGCAAGCCAGACAGCGCATTCTGGACCGGTCGAGTATCGGCACGGCCCGGGTATACCTTCTCGACAACTGGCTCAACCCGGTTCCGATCGGCGCGGTGGGCGATGTCTACTACGGTGGCGGTCCGGCTGTCGGCGCCAGGTTGGCACGTGCCTCGGCGACCGCGACCCGATTCGTTGCCGATCCGTTCGCCGCGCCAGCAGGTTCGCGGCTCTACCGCAGCGGTGAGCGCGGGGTGTGGCATGCCGACGGCCAACTGGAACTGCTCGCCGGCTTGGCCAACATCGACCGGCCCGCCCCTGCCCAGGCGGCACCGGTTCCGGCCGAGCCGCCCAACACCGACACCGAGCGGGCATTGGCGGCCATCCTCACCGACGTGCTGGAGGTTCCGCACTTCGGTCGCCACGACGACTTCTTCAACCTCGGCGGCGATAGCATCTTGGCGACCCAGGTGGCCGCACGGGCCCGGGATGCCGGGTTGCGGCTGATGGCGCGGATGGTTTTCGAGCATCCCGTTCTGCACGAGCTCGCCGCGGCGGTCGACGCCAAGTCGCAGATCGAGGCGGAGCCGGACGACACGCATCACGCGCCGATGAGCACATCAGGGCTTTCCCCGGACGAGCTGGCAGCTCTGAGGGCGACCTGGGACCACCAGCCGTGA